The genome window GTTTATGCTTGGTTTCCTGGGTTGCCGAAAGCGTAAAAATTGTATCAGGATTAACAAAAACTTCCTTTTCGAGGTAATCCCTGAAGCCTATAATATGACGATAATCTTCGGGTAGCAGCATCTGGTCGTTTTTGATTTTATTAAAAATCGACAGCAGGCCGACCACCGCTCCAGGGAGACTGCCCTTTGTAAGATGAGCAAAATGACTAAAATGATTGTTTATTTCTGTAATTTTTTCCTTGTGGTTTAATTTGGCAAATTTGTCATCCTTTGGTTTCCTTCTGAAAATTGTAAAGAGAGGAAATGGCCGGGGACGAAAAATTTGATCAAAATCGCCATTTTTCAAGCGCTCCTGATATTTCTCTTCTGTGAAGATATAAAAAGATTGGCCTGCATCATCATCACCGTCAAGAAAGGCTTGGAATAAGGGATTGGTGATATCGACATGGTTAAGGATAAAATCAGACATGGAAAAATATTTTCCCATCATTTCAGCATATTGCTGATTTGTTCCAAATGATTCATGGATTTCATTACGAACTACCTGGGAAAAAAAACCATCATTAAACCGATTTTCAACTATTTGACAAGCCGGGAGTACGTGCAACCCTCGTATGGCCGGAAAATATTTACTTAAAAAACCATCAAGGGTAATCAGTGAGTTCTCATCCCCCTTGCTGACACTATCCGCATAAGATATCAATACGGTTCTTTGCTGAATTCGTGATAATGGGTCAGAGGGTCTGTATTGCTGGTTCTTATCCTTTATGCTTTGCGCTTTGTTGTTCCATGCCAGGCGCATTTTTTGAGTCCAGTAATCCGAAATTCTTGCAGCCAGATCGGCATATTGATCAGCAGGAAACAGGTCGGCAAAGATTTTTTTTATGGCCGATATCTTGTCCGGCGACAGGGGTTTCCAAGTTTCACTTTTCCCCGGTGTTATAACGCTCATTATGCTTCCTTGTTCCGATATCCGACGGTCTATAGCAGGATTTGGGACATCCTTTCTCCTCGTTCCCAGGCTCTGCCTATGAATGCATACCACAAGGCTCTGCCTTTTTTAAATCAGCGGTTTTACTGCCCCCCATCCTTTAGCGCCCATATTTATTCTTAAAATTTTGTCCATGAATTCCCTCCTTTTAAATCAGGTTTCAGAAAATTTAATAAGAATATCTCCTGTTTCAACCGGCTGACCTGCAGATACCAGAATCTCGGAAACCTTGGCATCACATTGCGAAGCAACGCCGCTTTCCATTTTCATCGACTCAATTATCACAAGCTGCTGGCCGCGATGAACCATTTCGCCAGGTTCAACTTTAACTTCAACGATCATTCCCGGCATGGAGCTTACCAGGATATTTTGAGCCACCCGCTTGATGGACTCGGGCATAAAACTGGCAAGCTCCCACTCCCTTGGGCTGTAAATCTCATAAGTGCGGCAAATTCCGCAGTATGCCGCTTTGACAAAATTTCCCCGGTTCTGCATTCTGAGCATGTGGTCTTTGCCGTTGATTTTCAAGCTGAGTCTGCGTCTGTAAAATTCGAACTTTGGAGTAACAACCTTATATTCCACACCATCTACAGTTATCTCCCATTTTTTGCTCTCCTGGTCTCCCCGCACTATAAGGTCAAAAACATCATCTCCCCCCTTAACTATATAATGATAGCTGTCTTTCAAGGTTGCAGTTACGCCTACATGGGCTGCCATAGGTTTAAGAGAGAGCCTGATAAGATCTTTTTTGTTGTGATAAACAAGCGCCGCCGCAATCGCTGCATGATGAAGATGCTCTATATTGACGACGGGCTTCAACTTTGGGGCGTCCATATATTTTTTAATGAAATCGGTTGAGATGTCTCCTTCAATAAATATGTGATGATTAATAACGGCATTGACAAAATTTAGATTTGTTGCAAAACCTTCTATATGATAACCATTCAGTGCGTTTGTAAGGATTGCCAAGGCATCTTCCCTGGTTTCGGCATGGCAAATAATCTTTGCCAAAAGAGAGTCGTAATATACCCCGATCATGCTGCCGGCCTGAATACCGCTGTCAACACGAACCTTTTTACCGCGCGGCTCAAAATATCTGGTGACTATTCCGGTTGAAGGCATAAAACCCATCGAAGGGTCTTCTGCACAGATCCTTGCCTCTATGGCCCATCCTGAAAACCTACAATCCTTCTGCTGCATTCCTAGTGGCTCACCGGATGCGATTTTAAGCTGAAGTTCCACAAGATCGAGACCCGTGACCATCTCGGTGACAGGATGTTCCACCTGCAGCCGAGTATTCATCTCGAGGAAATAAAAATTTTTATTAGAATCAAGGATAAACTCAACAGTTCCCACGTTTGTATAGCCTGCCTCGCGCGCAAAGCCGCAAGCCAGTTTTCCCATTTTTTCTCTAAGCAATTCATCAACTGCAACAGATGGAGTTTCTTCAATTATTTTTTGATAGCGCCTCTGAATGGAACATTCCCTTTCGACCAGGTAAACCACGTTTCCATGATTATCAGCGATGATTTGGATTTCTACATGACGCGGCGCAGCAATATAACGTTCTACGAATATCTGGTCATCTCCAAAAGATTTTATAGTTTCTTTTTTACAGGCCGAGAGGGCATCTTCAATACCGTCTTTATCGTAGACAATCCGCATGCCTTTCCCACCCCCCCCTGCCGCCGGTTTAAGAAGAACCGGATACCCGATGCTGTCTGCCTGGACAATTGCTTCATCAATATCCGCAACAGGACGATTGTGTCCTGGAACTGTCGGCACTCCAGCCTTGATCGCCATATTTTTTGACACTATTTTATCCCCCATCGCCGCGATGGCGGCAGGTGAAGGGCCAACGAAAACGAGTCCCGCATCAGAAGTCAGCTTACAAAATTCAGCATTTTCAGAAAGAAAACCGTACCCCGGATGAATTGCCTGGCAATTGGAATTCAAAGCCGCATCGATTATTTTCTGTTTATTAAGATACGACTCGATAGGACGGGCACCACCGAGAAAAGCAGCCTCATCCGCCATCTTGACATACAGACTACGGGCATCTTCTTCAGAATAAACCGCCACCGTGCCGATTCCAAGTTTTTTGCAGGTTCTGATGATACGGACGGCAATTTCACCGCGGTTTGCAATTAAAATTTTATCAAACATAAACTACCTCATAATGGAATATTACCGTGTTTGCGTTCTGCTCTATAAACCTTTTTATTTTCCAGGAACTGCAGGGAACGAATCAACCTGTGACGGGTATCTCTTGGAAAAATAACGTCATCAATATAGCCTCTTTGGGCCGCAAGAAAAGGATTAACAAAGGCTTTCCTGTATTCTTCTATTTTTTCCGCCAAAAACTCTTCAGGATTTACCGCTTTTTTTATTTCCTTCCGATAAATTACCTCTACTGCCCCTTTTGGTCCCAGCACGGCTATCTCTGCTGAAGGCCAGGCATAATTCATATCGCCTCGTATATGCTTGGAGTTCATAACAAGATACGCGCCTCCATAGGCTTTTCTGACAATAACCGTGATTCGCGGCACAATTGCCTCTACATAGGCATATAGGAGTTTTGCGCCATGTCGTATGATACCGCCGTGTTCCTGCTCCGGCCCCGGCATAAATCCCGGCACATCAACCAGGCAAATCAGCGGAATGTTAAATGCATCACAGAATCTGACAAACCGGGCGGCCTTGTACGAAGCATTGCTGTCGAGCACGCCTGCCAGCACGGCGGGCTGATTAGCCACAAGTCCTACGGTCTGACCGCCAAGGCGTCCGAGACCACAAATAATATTCCGCGCGAAATTTGCCTGAATCTCCAGGAATTCCGCGCCATCCAGGATACTATAGATCAAAACGTTCATATCATAAGTCTGGTTGGGGTTTGAAGGAACCAGGTAGTCCAGGACCGGATCGGTTCGGTCGGACGGATCACCGATATCAAAAATAGGGGCCTTCTGGAGATTGTTGGAAGGAAGATAATTGATCAGCCTTCTGACTTCCCGGAGACACAAGATATCATTCGGCAAGACAAAATGAGCTACTCCGCTTTTTTCCATATGAACATGCGCCCCGCCAAGCTCATCAGTGCTTATATCCTGGTGAATTACGGTCCTGACCACATTGGGACCGGTAACAAACATATATGATGTGTCTTCCACCATAAAAGTGAAATCCGTTATGGCGGGACTGTATACGGCCCCACCCGCACAAGTACCCATTATGCATGATATCTGGGGAACAACACCGCTGGCCTCAACATTTCTGTGGAAGATTTCGCCGTATGCCGCAAGACCGTCAACGCCCTCCTGGATACGAGCGCCTCCGGAGTCGTTAAGACCGATTATCGGCGCTCCCACTCGAACCGCCTGATCCATTACCTTGCAGATTTTTTGCGAATGGGCCTCGCCAAGTGACCCGCCTACAACGGTAAAATCCTGGCTGAAAATTAAAACTTCCCGACCGTTAATTGTTCCGTGCCCCACAATCACACCGTCACCGGAATGGACTTTACTATTACCTAAAACACTGCCGCGGCCGATTTTAAGCATATCAAACTCTTCAAATGAGGCTTCATCGACCAAAAGCTCAATTCTCTCCCTGGCAGAAAGCTTTCCGCGTTTGTGCTGATTTTCTATTTTATCTTTTCCGCCGCCTACTAAGGCTTCATTGCGCATTCTCTCTAAAACGGGAATGTTGTCATTTATACAATTTTCCATCAACTAAACCTCGCTCAATTTAGATTAACTATATGGATTATCAGATAAATAATTTCATAAGGCCGGAGTTAGGAAGCAGGGATACAAAACATCAAGCTCCTAACCCGGCGACCGATAACGCAGTAAAATCATTTATGTGAAACTTTATATTGTAATTTATATTATATAAGTAAGGCAACATAACAATCATTGTTTCTGTAGCCAAATATTTGCCAGTGCCAGAAGCAAAAAAAGAATTTTAGCACATACGGCCTGGTAATGTAAATAGTGCCTGAACAAATAATGCTAATTTTTCCAATTTATGAGTCAGACGAAAATTTTAATCCTTAAAATACCAGCACTTTCAAGGTATAAATTGTCATATCATTACCTGATTTTAAAATTTGGCACAAGACCAGGGGGAGGAAGGCGGCCAACCCGTTTCATATTATCTAAATAGTTCAGTTGACCTCCGGTATTTAAACGATTATATTTAGCCCTATCGAAAAAAACTCGCGTGTATTTTAAGATGAGGGTTAAAATGTCTGATTATATAAATCGGTATATTGAGGATGCTATTATTGATGACATTCAGTATAAAATGGTCTTTGTCGGCGGTCCACGGCAGGCCGGAAAAACCACACTGGCAAAACATTTGTGCCAAACGGCAGGTTTTGATATCCAGACACGGTACCTTAACTGGGACGCGCCAAAAGATCGGGAAAACATAATAACCGAAAGTTTTCCTACAGGTCCCGGATTCATCGTGCTGGATGAAGTTCACAAGTACTCAAGGTGGAGGCAGGTGGTTAAGGGGCTTTTCGATAAACGCGGAGATGAACTCCAGATACTTGTTACCGGCAGTGCCCGGTTGGATTATTATCGCCGAGGAGGAGATTCCTTGCAGGGGAGATATCATTTTTTTCGCCTGTTGCCCCTGACATTGGCAGAATTGGGTGTACATACCAGGGATGCAGTTATGGATCTTCTCGTTTACGGTGGATTCCCTGAGCCGTTTCTCCGGCAGTCAGAAAGACATACAAAGCGCTGGAGCAGGAAGTATCGCACAAGAGTTATCCGGGAAGATCTGGCTGATCTTGAAAATGTCAAAGACCTTGGTCTGATTGAGCACCTGGCCCTGCGCCTCCCTGACCTTGTGGGCAGCCCGCTTTCGATCAATGCTCTGAGGGAAGATCTGCAGGTTGCACATCAGTCAGTCGCCCGATGGATAAGCATGCTTGAAAACCTGTATATGATTTTCAGGATATATCCGTTTGGAGCACCACGAATAAGAGCCGTAAAAAAAGAGGCAAAGCATTATCATCTAGACTGGACAGTGGTAAAAGATCCGGGTAAACGGTTTGAAAATCTTGTCGCCTGCCATCTTCTCAAATGGTGTTTATTTCAGCAGGATACAGAAGGCCGAGACATTGAGCTTCGCTATTTTCGGGATATAGATAAAAGAGAAGTGGATTTTGTTATTACAGAAGACGAAAAGCCCGTTTATTTCATTGAATGCAAAAAATCGGATAAAAATATCAGCAAATCACTCTACTATCTTAAAGTTCGTTTCCCTCATGTCCCGGCAATACAGGTTTTGATTGAAAATGATATTGACCTTGTTACTAAAGATGATATCCGGATATGTTCAGTACATTATTTTCTTTCAGATTGGTAAAAGGAAAGAGTAACCGTAGTTATCGGTTCGCGGTTGAAAAAACCAAAAAATTGGGTGTATTTGGGGTTGACGACACCAACTTTACACGTGCAATGACAGGTTGGGCTATCCCGATGAATTAATAGTTTTATTGATGACTTACATAATAACATATGGGCGGGACGCCTGCCATTCTTTTAACCGTTCAGGAAGCCAGCCTCCCAGCTCTTTTGACAAGTAAAAATGTGGATGGAATAAAAAACCCATACGTTCAATCCCGTAATCGGCAAACATTACTGATGTTGTCCGTACATCTTCAAGTGTATATTGCTTGTTCATATTTTTGAGTATCTCCTCGGAGCCGCTTTCAAAACCCAGGCTTATCTGCCTGCAACCGGCCATGGCCATGAGTTCAACAATTTCCTCATCAATATTTTTCGGGTAAATAATACATCTCCAAAGCATATCAAGTTCTCTTTCAAGAATCTGGCGGCATATCGATTTGGCATAGGCTGGGGGGAGATTAAATGTGTTGTCCACGAAAAAAAAATTTACATACCCTGCCTTCACCCAATTCTCAAGCCAGGCTGCGACAATCCCTGGTGAGCGTTTCCGCAGGAGAGAGCCTTCAATGGTGGCGGTGGAACAATAACTGCATTTGAGAGGGCAGCCACGCCTGGTTTGTACAGGAATCCATGGTTCGTGGTTCCGGGATGCCGAAACAGAAAGGATGCTGGTATCCGGAAGGGTTAACTCATCAAGATCTTCGGCAAATATTTTCAGCTGTGGTTCGTCGTGATCCCGAATATGCATCCGGGTATTCCGGAAAGATCGGAGTTGTTCTCCAATCGTGTCAGCAGAGCAGGAAAGGTAATTTCCCCTTCCCCCTCTATTCCAAAATCCGCATCAAGGTAAGCCAGGCAGTAGTGTCCGGTTAAGTTTTTGCATATAGCATTTGCTCTTTGATAATCAGATTATTAGACCATACGTTTTTTTCGTCAGTACGTAATTCGTTCTGGATGGTATTTCTAAGCTGACGAATCCTCTTTATTGATACAGGTTCATTAAACTGTTCATGGCAGTATATGGCCATAAGCAGGTAGGTTATTAACCCCGCAAGGATTTGAACCATCAGGCCATATCTACTGTGAGCAATCAAGTGGTACACTTTTAAATGTTTCTTCCACCATTTGAAAAAAGTTTCGATATCCCATCTAAGCTTATAAACGGTTGCAACCTGCTCGGCTGTAAGATCATAACGATCAGTTGCCACAAAATATTTGACACCGGCAATTTTATAACCAACCAGTCGAACCGGCTTTCTGGTCTGGTTTACCCCAGGAGTGCCAAGAAGAACCACAGCATCATAAAAAATATAGCTGTCGGGATCAACAGGCTGCTCTTTGATAATAGTTCTTGTTGTTTTCGCTTTGATGCGGCAAACAAAATGTTTTTTTTCATCCTGAAGAAGATCAAAATCCTTATGTGATTGATACCCCCGATCCATGATTCCTGTTTGGCCTTTTGTAAGGATAGACCTGACAAAGGGGCGTTCAGCGCCATTTCCATTTGTCAGATGAATTTTTATAGGAATCTTGCGATTGACATCAAAGCCGAAATGGCCTTTTGCTTTTTTAGCGCCTTTTCTGTAATCAGCCCAGTACATGGACAGAACTGCATCAATTAAAGATCCATCAATGGAAACGAGTTCACCGAGATCTGAATAATTTGATGGTAAAGCATTTTGTGCCTGGCTGCAAAGAGCTTGAAAAACATATTCAAGCTGTTCAAGCCCTCGAGAATTGATAATTTCGGAAAAACTGCTACGACTGATCCCTCCATCTGGAGCGACACATTCTTTGGCAAAATCGTCTTCTTTAAGGTGTTGAATAAGATCACGAGCTGATTCATGTTCTTGTAGATGGAAAAATATCAGTGCGTGAAGCTGATCTTCAAAAGTCATTTTCAATGGCCTGTGACCTCGGGATTTAAGCTGTGGCGTGTCAGGAAAAATCTTTTGCAAAGGTTTGAGAAATCGAGCATGAGATTGGGGATTAAAATTCTTTTTTGGGATATTGAATATGTCCATTTTTGTCTTAACTCCTTGTTATAATTATATTTTATAACAAAACGATAAAAAATTTTTATTTGGTTTGTCAAGTAAAAAATGAACATTTTTCTAATTTTTTTATCCCATATAACATGCAAAAACCTAACCGGACACTACTGTAAGCCAGGACACTTTCCGGAAACATACTGTATCCGGCATCACCAAGGACGATCGGTGTGCTGGATAAATCCCGGCAGATCGTCACAATTTCTTTCACCTTTTCGAGCAGAAACATAGGATTTGCAGGATTCTGGTCGTCAATGTTCCTCACCGCAACACCGATACATTCCGGACTAAACTCCGCAATACCACTTTTCAGTGTGACACTGATATCGGCTTCAAACATCAGATCCAGCATGGTGATATCGTGCCCGGCGTTTTTTGCGGCCTCGGCTACACATGCCAGCCCCAAAGGCATGGCCGGCATGTTGAATTGTTCCGTATTGGCCGAAACAAGAAAGACCTTCATGGGCAAATATCCTCGTTATCAGCCCTGCCCGTTCTTTCCAGGCGATAAACAACCCTGTTGTGATGATCAGGGCAACTTATGTAGGCCACGTCAGGGTTCTTTTCCCAGGGAAAACTGCCGCCGTACTTCAACACCTGTATGGACGGTAAAACTGCTCCGAATGCACTGATACACATACCAGCAGGGGTTAACTCCTTCACAGTGAACACTTTACCGGGTTTGTTGCCAAGCGGACATTTTCCTTCAACCGAGTCTACCGTTATTGTTATCGTATGAAACTGAATCGCAGACATAAGAACTCCTTTAAATTATAAAAATGCCCCCACTCATAGAAATGTATTGACCAGGCAAAAATCTGACAACAAAGATGCCGGGAAAACGGCAACACCGGCGGCATTGTATGGTCGCGAATGATGAAGTATTACTGGAACGTTTGTGTAAAAAAGGGGGTTTACAATTTTTACAAGGAACCAAAATGACAGCAATGGTAAAATAATAACTTGAATCAAAAAAATCCCAACATAAAGAAATGTAAGCTTTAGGAGATTCTCTATTATAGCTCCCATATTGCTGACGGTAGCCGCAATGGCATTTTTGAACTCTATTGATTTTCGTTGAAGAAACGATGTGCTGTTCTCAATGGTTCCTAAAACGCCATCAATTTCCGGTAGTGAAAAATCTTTTAATTTATCAAGTTCAACAATCCCTATGGCCAGTTCTTTGTTTGCCACTGATATTTGATCAGCAAAGAAATGTTTATGAACAAACTCATTTGCCATAGACGATATCGGAAGACAAAAACGAGCAATTACAATAAGTAGTAGAAACCGCATTATGATTTTCTGAAAGGAGTTTAACCTTTCATTCTCGAACCATATCATAATAGACAGGGATAGCAGGAACATAGAAAGTATAGGTGGCACAAGCGATACGCTAATTTCATATGCCAGTTTCTGAACCCCTAATGACGTAATCGCCATTACAAGTACATCGGACAAACGCTCCGTCATATCATCAATCGGATCCAAGGCTTGTCCCACAGCCAATGATACGCCTACCCCTGCGGGTTCCAACTGTAGAGTTGAATCCTTTACAATTGAAACAGCAGCGTTGACAACCCTGCATGTAGCATAGGCTACTCCGGCTTTAGTTATTGCTTCACGAAAGTAAACCTCAGTCGCGGTGTCTAATAGAGGAAGCTTTAGTCCGGAGGAAAAGAATAGCAATATCGCTATCAAGACTCCAAGAGATGATCTTATTGTGGGGTGTCCAAAAACTCAGTTTTGTGGCTACTTTTTTTGCTCAACTTTTGGCCCTATCATGAGTGCGATTAATATCTTGGCACATTGTTGGGGTCATGAAATGCAGCATTAAAATTATCTTCCCCAACCAAATCCCGGCATTCTTTGCACTCCTGCCATATCCCTGAATGGCTGTTATTGTACTGAAAATGACAGAGACTCTCGTGCTCGTGATGATATTGGCAATAATCTCCACCTTTTATAGATGCAAAAGAAGTGTCACAGCAAATCCATTGGTCACAACATTTTGTTTTTATTAAAGGAACAGAATCGTTTCCACAAAAGCTACAATGTTTGCCAGGGATTATTTTTGCTTGCAATCTATCATATGTCATTCAGGCACCTTCAATATTTTCAGTAAAATTTGCGTAGACCATAACAAAATGCCGTCAATAATTCAAAATTGCTGATTGAAAAAAATTATTATTCCCTATATATTCAAATATTTTAACCAAAAAGATGGTTATTGCTATGAGTAAAGTTTCAAAATTAAAAAAAGTAGAACTGCCTGGAAAGACAAAGCAGTTGATCGTACTCGTATAATTAAGTATCAGAAAGCTGAGCTGAAACGTACTAAAAATGAACGAAATAAATACAAGTCTGAACTCCGGAAAAATAGACAAGAATTAGAACAAGAACGTAAAAAGAACACATTGTCGGTTAATAGTAAGGAGGAATTGATTTTTATTTCTTTACGCCTATTTTTGGTCGGACACGTTGGATTCAGAGCAATATCAAGGATGTTTGGCATTTTACAAGCATACCTTGGGATAACCAAAACACCGTGCCCTCAAACGATCATTAACTGGGTCACCAGATATTCACTATCAAAAATCTGGAACTATAAAGGGCTTTCTTCTGTTTCTTTTGATATGGATAAGATTGTAAATGGTGCTATTTGGATGATAGATACCTCAATAGCATTGGGAGCTGATAAAATTCTTGCTATTTTGGAGCTTAGAACTGATCATTTTAAAAATCATGAAGGTGCTCCAACTCTTGAAAACATCAATTGTGTAGCAATTTCAGTGGCGAAATCATGGACTGGAGAATCCATTGCAAATTTTTTACAAAAGGTGATTCTCATCACCGGAAAACCTGCTGCATATTTGAAAGACGGAGGAATGGACCTCATGAAAGGTGTCAGACTCCTAAATGAAAGAGGATTTTCAAGTTTCTCCATTGATGATATTTCTCATGTTGTTGCCAATCTATTAAAAAAAGAATATACAAAACATCCTTCGTATGACTGTTTTATCTCTGCTTGCGGACAAGCCTCAAAAAAATTTAAGCAAACAGTACTTGCATTTTTTGCACCCCCAAAGGTTTCGACAAAAGCTCGATTCATGAATATTCATCGAATGGTGAAATGGGCTGAAATGGTTCTTAAGCACTCACCACGGGGGCGAGTTTCAAAGGACTCTGTAGTTTCAAAACTTAGGAATTATCTTGGTAAACTTCCTGAATATAAACAGTTTATCAAGCGATTTCTTCGTGATGCATCTCCTCTTTTAAAAAGCCAGGAAATTCTTAAAGCTCAAGGCTTGAATATGAAAACCTACAAAGAGTGCAAAGAACTTTTAAAAAATATCCCTCAAAGCTCTCAAGTACGTATCGGTTTTATTACCTGGATGGAAAAACAATTAATAGTCGCTGAATCATTGGGCATGGGCAATACTGGAATGCCTATTTGTTCTGATAATATTGAATCCCTGTTTGGACTTGGTAAAACACATGGTACAGGAGAAGTAAAAGATGCAAACCGAATTGCACTTCGTTTACCGGCTTTTTGCGGATCTGTGAATAGAGAATCCGTTCGGATGGCAATGGGCGTTACAGTAAAGGAACAACAGGAAGTTGAAAATAAGTTGTTGTCTTTAACTCGGCAGCGCCGAAAAATTTTACCAACCCCCGGAAGCCTTACAGATAGTTTGTCAACTGAGTTTGACTGTGGTTTAACTCTTCTACCGGTGCCAAAAAATGATGAAAAATCAAAAGATGTAACTGATATTACAGCAAATTTTGAACAATTAGGTGGGCCCGTAAATAAGTTTACAAAACAACCTTATGCGCCCAATAATGCCGAATATAATAACCGTGCCGCAGCTTAATAAGCATTTGTTTAACCACATTCAAATATAAATAATGGGTATTATCAACATGTTAATGCTTTGTTTATAAATGGAGCAAATTGACATACATAACTTATATTCTGAAGGGGGGGGCCAAATCCTGAGCAAGCTAATTATGGGGATTTAGACACCCCAATCTTATTGTCTTTTGTTTTTTTGTATTTTTCATATCTCATAGAGTTGGGTTACGGGCAAATCCCGCCTTAGTAGATACAAGCATCTAATATCGATAGCACATTTGACAGCAATTCATCTGGGGCACGTTCGATGCGCTTCGCTCGACGAGTACGGAAATCGACCGACTTGACCTGCTCAACCATGATGACTCCTGTCAGGTTGCTGTTTTCCGGAATAGGCACGTGGAAGGAAAACCCGCGTTCTGTGTTCGTTAGGGGACACAGAATGGCCAGGCCAGCGCTACTGTTGAACAAGTCTTTGCTTACAACCAGAAAAGTATAGCCACTACAGGCCTATCGGTCAACAGGTGTTTTAGGACAACAGCAATTCTAATTATGGAATTTTTTATGATTTTTCATGGGAATATTCGCTATTTTTAGCATCCTTCATTCTCAGTTTACATTTATTTTGTATAAAAAATTAAATTTTACCGCCGAGAACGCAAAAAACGCAGAGAAAACTACTTGATTTTTAATGTAATATCTCAGCGTTCTCAGCGAACTCTGCGGTAAAATACTGATTCTGACATTAAAAAAAAGTGTTAACTACTTTTGGGCATTAATGAAAGATGCCCTATTTTTTAACATTGTTTTTGCCAGTTTTGCCTGTTTTTATGGTAAGAAAATGCTCATAGGTAGCCATGATTAGAATTGCTGTACTTACACCTGATCAAATAAGCAACCTTGATCTTTATCCTGGTAAAGAAGTCATTCTTAAGTTTCACTCAAATGATTTTGAATGGTTTTAAGCATTAGTATCACAATCTATAGTAACCCCTGATCAATTTAAAAAGCTGAAGATATTTGACTTGCATCACTATGCACAGCACTGTAAAATATCTGGAAAGGAAACACATTGTA of Desulfosarcina sp. BuS5 contains these proteins:
- a CDS encoding cobalamin-dependent protein, whose protein sequence is MKVFLVSANTEQFNMPAMPLGLACVAEAAKNAGHDITMLDLMFEADISVTLKSGIAEFSPECIGVAVRNIDDQNPANPMFLLEKVKEIVTICRDLSSTPIVLGDAGYSMFPESVLAYSSVRLGFCMLYGIKKLEKCSFFT
- a CDS encoding ATP-binding protein, with the translated sequence MSDYINRYIEDAIIDDIQYKMVFVGGPRQAGKTTLAKHLCQTAGFDIQTRYLNWDAPKDRENIITESFPTGPGFIVLDEVHKYSRWRQVVKGLFDKRGDELQILVTGSARLDYYRRGGDSLQGRYHFFRLLPLTLAELGVHTRDAVMDLLVYGGFPEPFLRQSERHTKRWSRKYRTRVIREDLADLENVKDLGLIEHLALRLPDLVGSPLSINALREDLQVAHQSVARWISMLENLYMIFRIYPFGAPRIRAVKKEAKHYHLDWTVVKDPGKRFENLVACHLLKWCLFQQDTEGRDIELRYFRDIDKREVDFVITEDEKPVYFIECKKSDKNISKSLYYLKVRFPHVPAIQVLIENDIDLVTKDDIRICSVHYFLSDW
- a CDS encoding acetyl-CoA carboxylase biotin carboxylase subunit — protein: MFDKILIANRGEIAVRIIRTCKKLGIGTVAVYSEEDARSLYVKMADEAAFLGGARPIESYLNKQKIIDAALNSNCQAIHPGYGFLSENAEFCKLTSDAGLVFVGPSPAAIAAMGDKIVSKNMAIKAGVPTVPGHNRPVADIDEAIVQADSIGYPVLLKPAAGGGGKGMRIVYDKDGIEDALSACKKETIKSFGDDQIFVERYIAAPRHVEIQIIADNHGNVVYLVERECSIQRRYQKIIEETPSVAVDELLREKMGKLACGFAREAGYTNVGTVEFILDSNKNFYFLEMNTRLQVEHPVTEMVTGLDLVELQLKIASGEPLGMQQKDCRFSGWAIEARICAEDPSMGFMPSTGIVTRYFEPRGKKVRVDSGIQAGSMIGVYYDSLLAKIICHAETREDALAILTNALNGYHIEGFATNLNFVNAVINHHIFIEGDISTDFIKKYMDAPKLKPVVNIEHLHHAAIAAALVYHNKKDLIRLSLKPMAAHVGVTATLKDSYHYIVKGGDDVFDLIVRGDQESKKWEITVDGVEYKVVTPKFEFYRRRLSLKINGKDHMLRMQNRGNFVKAAYCGICRTYEIYSPREWELASFMPESIKRVAQNILVSSMPGMIVEVKVEPGEMVHRGQQLVIIESMKMESGVASQCDAKVSEILVSAGQPVETGDILIKFSET
- a CDS encoding acyl-CoA carboxylase subunit beta: MENCINDNIPVLERMRNEALVGGGKDKIENQHKRGKLSARERIELLVDEASFEEFDMLKIGRGSVLGNSKVHSGDGVIVGHGTINGREVLIFSQDFTVVGGSLGEAHSQKICKVMDQAVRVGAPIIGLNDSGGARIQEGVDGLAAYGEIFHRNVEASGVVPQISCIMGTCAGGAVYSPAITDFTFMVEDTSYMFVTGPNVVRTVIHQDISTDELGGAHVHMEKSGVAHFVLPNDILCLREVRRLINYLPSNNLQKAPIFDIGDPSDRTDPVLDYLVPSNPNQTYDMNVLIYSILDGAEFLEIQANFARNIICGLGRLGGQTVGLVANQPAVLAGVLDSNASYKAARFVRFCDAFNIPLICLVDVPGFMPGPEQEHGGIIRHGAKLLYAYVEAIVPRITVIVRKAYGGAYLVMNSKHIRGDMNYAWPSAEIAVLGPKGAVEVIYRKEIKKAVNPEEFLAEKIEEYRKAFVNPFLAAQRGYIDDVIFPRDTRHRLIRSLQFLENKKVYRAERKHGNIPL
- a CDS encoding B12-binding domain-containing radical SAM protein, encoding MHIRDHDEPQLKIFAEDLDELTLPDTSILSVSASRNHEPWIPVQTRRGCPLKCSYCSTATIEGSLLRKRSPGIVAAWLENWVKAGYVNFFFVDNTFNLPPAYAKSICRQILERELDMLWRCIIYPKNIDEEIVELMAMAGCRQISLGFESGSEEILKNMNKQYTLEDVRTTSVMFADYGIERMGFLFHPHFYLSKELGGWLPERLKEWQASRPYVIM
- a CDS encoding IS4 family transposase; this translates as MDIFNIPKKNFNPQSHARFLKPLQKIFPDTPQLKSRGHRPLKMTFEDQLHALIFFHLQEHESARDLIQHLKEDDFAKECVAPDGGISRSSFSEIINSRGLEQLEYVFQALCSQAQNALPSNYSDLGELVSIDGSLIDAVLSMYWADYRKGAKKAKGHFGFDVNRKIPIKIHLTNGNGAERPFVRSILTKGQTGIMDRGYQSHKDFDLLQDEKKHFVCRIKAKTTRTIIKEQPVDPDSYIFYDAVVLLGTPGVNQTRKPVRLVGYKIAGVKYFVATDRYDLTAEQVATVYKLRWDIETFFKWWKKHLKVYHLIAHSRYGLMVQILAGLITYLLMAIYCHEQFNEPVSIKRIRQLRNTIQNELRTDEKNVWSNNLIIKEQMLYAKT